TTTCGACTTTTCTCGTTAACGTTGATACGTAGATTATTACATAAATCTCAGAAATTCAACCAACGATAAAACCTTACCTTTCTCCTTTGTTTTGTCACCTTCGAGATATCATTTCTGTTATAATGTGCATGAGGTGATTGCAATGGCACTAATCAATCGAATTCAAGGAATGGAAAACGAATTATCCAAAGCCGAACTACGGATTTTTCGTTACATAAAAAAGAACATTGATAAAATACCTACCATGACGGCCGAACAAATTGCCAAAGGTTCAAAAACTAGCGCCCCTACTGTTGTTCGCTTTGCAAAAAAAGTTGGTGCTTCTAGTTTAACAGATTTCAAAATCCAGATTTCAGCTGAAAGTCAACAAACTGGAACTAATCAAGAATATTCCGATGTGAAAAAAAATGAACCCATCGCATCTTTAAAAGAAAAACTATCGCAAAATGCTCAACTCACACTCCACGAAACAACACAAATTTTAAGCGATGAAAAATTAATCGCAGCTTTGAAATTATTGGAGTCCAAAGAGCGGATTTTTGTAGCCGGTGTAGGCGCTTCTCATTTAGTTGCAGAAGACATCAAACAAAAATGGGACCGAATTGGCAAAAGTGTTTCTTTAGAAACCAATTACAACGCCTTACTCCCCCAACTTATTAACACCAAAAAAAATGCCGTTTTATGGTTAATTTCAAACTCTGGAGAAACACCAGAAATTGTCTACTTTGCTGAAATTGCAAAAGAATTAAAGATTCCAATTATTACCTTAACTCGTTTTGGTAATAATCGACTTTCTAAATTAGCCGATGTGTCCTTACAAGTTTCACGGCCACAAGAGGCTGACCAACGTAGTGCTGCCACCAATTCTTTAATTGCCCAATTTTTAGCGGTAGATATCTTATTTTATTCTTATATCAGTCGCAATCAGGAAAATGCTGAAAAAATTTATCAATCGCGACAAATCATCAAAGATTTCCGAGAAAGACACTTTTAAGCTTCTAACATCGTACAAAAGGCTATATACCTCCTTATTTTAAGCCAAGAAAATCCGCACTCCCTTCTGCAACATGTAGCAAAAGGAGCACGGATTTTTTTTATTTATTTAACCCATTCATTTACTTTATCTGGATTACTTTTGACCCATTCTTTCGCAGCTTGAGCGGGTTCTTTTCCATCATGAACAGCTAACATAACCTCTTCCATATCTTTTTGTTCCCAATGGAAGTTGTCTAAAATTTGGTATGCTTCTGGCTGATCTTCTTTTAGGCCTTGACGAACCATTGTGTTAATTGTTTCGGCTCCTCCCATCGTCCCTTTTGGATCAGCAAGATATTTCAAATCATATTTGGCAAACATCCAATGCGGTGACCAACCTGTAATAACAATCGGTTCTTTATTTTTAATGGCTTTGCCTAGTGCAACTGTCATAGCACCAGATGAAGACGACTCTACTGTCCAATCTTTTAAGTTTGGATAAGCAGCCTGCGTTTTATCTGCTGCTTTCATTACACCTGCCCCAGGTTCAATACCGACAATTTGTTGATTCGCTTGATTACTTAAATCTTCAAGGGAGTTAACATCCATATAACTTGGAACCACAATACCAAGTTTAGCACCTTTTAGATTCTCACCTAAATTTTCAATTTG
The genomic region above belongs to Enterococcus saigonensis and contains:
- a CDS encoding MurR/RpiR family transcriptional regulator, with the translated sequence MALINRIQGMENELSKAELRIFRYIKKNIDKIPTMTAEQIAKGSKTSAPTVVRFAKKVGASSLTDFKIQISAESQQTGTNQEYSDVKKNEPIASLKEKLSQNAQLTLHETTQILSDEKLIAALKLLESKERIFVAGVGASHLVAEDIKQKWDRIGKSVSLETNYNALLPQLINTKKNAVLWLISNSGETPEIVYFAEIAKELKIPIITLTRFGNNRLSKLADVSLQVSRPQEADQRSAATNSLIAQFLAVDILFYSYISRNQENAEKIYQSRQIIKDFRERHF